In the Diospyros lotus cultivar Yz01 chromosome 13, ASM1463336v1, whole genome shotgun sequence genome, TCTCTAGATTTGGCCTCCATGTGCGTGGATTTGCAGCGGCCACCTCCTTCGCGTTCACAccatcattttccattttttgcactttgacccccatAATTTCTTCTAATCCCATTTTAGCCTTTCCCATCCACCCCTGAGCTATCCAATATCACCATTAAGGCCTAAGATAtttacattattcatttcacctttgaaatttttgaaaaataaccgTTTTGACccccctcgggcaaaattagaaaactgcgcTTAGGCCAGGTTGGTCAAattgaccctaaatccatttgattcaacctgaaatcgcttaagggttgttctacacattaaatactagtccttgacgctCTCTGTTGATCTtctggacgtttcctacgttgattcggttttctcagcccggtcgacagctgtaccgaaaactgttcccgatccaacttctttcatcactaaaaatcataattcgaatcacttgtcgatactgtataattttctttagctatctaaggtctgggttactccctccgactgatttgaTCGTCTAAAACTGCATTAATGTgccatatagccttattcttttgctaatttcagttatacccttccttaaaaatcatttatactccTAATAacttcccgggtattacacctCTGACCCGATGGATCACCTTGATCTCTTTACCTCTCACATGATGGTACAGGATGCCTAAGACACGATGTGCTGTAGGGTTTTCTTGGCCACCCTGGAGGGGCATGCACGGGCTTGGTATTCAAATCTGGCTCATCATTCTATCGTAAGTTTTGCGCAACTCCGAGGCAGCTTTCTGGCGCATTTTGCACCTCTCCGGAGACATCGAAGGTCCACCATGGCCTTGGTAAGTATGAAGCAGAACCAAGGAGAGCCCTTGAAGGACTTTGTCTCACGATTTAATATGGAGGCCTTGAGCATAGAGAACTTTGACCACAGCGTAGCTATGGTGGCGTTCCAGAACACCCTGAGGTCTTGCCCTTTTGCCCAGTCATTATCCAAAACACCCCCTAGTGCGTTCACGGACATATTGGGCCGGGCCACGAAGTACATAAATGTCGAAGAGGTCATGCAGGCTAAGAGGGCGGAGCATGtggagaagaaggataaaaaaaaGCATCCGGAGGAAAAGAAGAGTGACGACCGAAGGGAAAAACATCGTCCTCGGTGGGATTCGGGTGGTTTTACTCCTCTGAATGCCTTGAGGGAAGAGATCCTTTCTACTATTAAGGGTAAAGACTACTTGAAAAAGCCTCGACCGATGAAGGCGCCATCCGACGAAAGGAACCGAAGCAAATACTGTCGTTTTCATCAGGATCATGGTCATGATACGGAGGAATGTCAccaattaaaggaggagatCCAAGAGCTCATCAATCGAGGTTTCCTGAAGAGCTATGTGGCCAAAGCAGGCGATTCTCGCAGAAGGAAGGACCAACGATCGCTATCGAGGAACCCCCCCAAGAGGGACCGCATGAAGGATCGAAATCGAGCTCAGCGGGAGAGATCGCATCGAGGGAAAGACGATCATCCTCAGCCTTCGGTATTCCATACACTCGCAGCAGGGGAGGTCCCAGTCATGAAGGATGAAGGAGGTGGTGCCGTCCGGCTGAAAAGATCGAGGAGTgtggatccaatctctttttcagatagcGACCTCCTGAGATACCCGAATCGAAATGATCCCCTGGTGATAACAGCCGAGCTCGGGAAATGGGAGCTTCAACGGATCCTTATGGATCCAAGGAGCTCTTCGAAAATCTTGTATCGACAggccttcttaggcatggggtaCGAAATGACGCAGTTGAGGACAACGAAGGtccctttggtgggatttgatggtgaaGCCGTGTATTCAGAAGGGATCATTCAACTCCCATTGACGGTAGGGAGAGGCTCTCGAACTTCTCGAGTTATGCTAGACATCCTGGTGGCAGATGTGCCTTCGGCCTACAACATGATTCTAGGAAGATCTGGTCTCAATGCCCTTCAGGCCATTCCAAGCACATATCATTTGATGGTGAAGTTTCCCACAAATAGAGGGACGAGCGAAGTACGGGGAGATTTGCGCTTAGCTCGCGAATGTTATATGGCCTCTATAGGCATTGCAAAGGATAGAGAAGCAAGGTTGCAAAGGGACGTCTCGGGCCCCCCGAAGGAGGTCAGTTTCCTATTAGAAAGACCCGAAGATCCCAAAACAGCAGAGCCAATGGACAAATTGGAAGAAGTACCTTTGGAAGAAGATTGCCGAAACCGATGCGTAAGAGTGAGTATGGAGTTAAAAGACCCGCCGAGGAGTCGGATAATAACACTCCTTAGACAGTATGCAGACATCTTCGCATGGACTGCTCGGGACATGCCAGGAGTAGATTCAGAGGTAATGACACACAGACTAGGGATCCGATCGGGCTTTCAGCCTGTCAAGCAGAAGAAGCGAAGCTTCGCCCCAGATAGAGCTCGGGCAATCGAGGAGGAGGTTGCAAAGTTGACAGAGGCGCAGTACATTTGGGAGGTGGAGATGTACGCCACATGACCATGACTCACTaatataatatctcaatatGTTTATTCATCCAATCACAAATAACCAacacataataaatatctaaaaaatttaaaaatacattaaagtCTAATCAAATTATATTAAAGATAAAGTACTTGTAAAACATAACAAAGTAAGTGTATGTTTACTTagattaaaatattactaactCAGTTTTTCTCTCTTCCTAAATTAAGGGATTAATTGAATCACAAGTATAAAATATGCTTTCAAGAAGTATATCCTAATTGTAATTTAAGAAGACTAAAGTTATGATTTTATAGTTTTAGAAGTAGATGGACATGCTTTAGGAACAAAAGAAAAACCTCAAtgatcataaaaaatatatatatattacactaatttTGCCATACTTGTCTTTTTAGTTTAACAAAGATAAAGGGACTAAGTTACTCCCTAAGATATTTTCTCATTTGGTACTAATTGCAGGGCCAAACCAAGGCAAGCCAACTACATATGGAAAGGACAATTGCGCACCAGCCACTTACAACCAAGTCTTTTCCCCCAAATATCTTTAGTCCCAACCTACCCTTACAATTATCCATACTCCAAGCCATGGCCGCAGTTGAAGTTACCAAGCCTGCAGCAGACTCCTTTGTCGTCCAAATCGACCAACCCCCTTCTCCTCCTACTATTTACAGAGTCCCCCACGATCTTCGCAAGCTCAACGAAAGTGCTTATACCCCTCGCCTCGTCTCCATTGGCCCTCTTCACTGCGAAGATGAACGCTTGATGAACTCACGCGTCAACAAGACCAAGGAGAACTATTGCCTCAAATCACTCATTCGTCGGTCAGCCAAATCGGACGACGACGAAGCAGTGTTGGAAAACCTGGAAAGAGAGTACCGGGAGAAGATGGAGAAGTCGGTTGAGGACTCGGTTGAGGAGGCCAAGAGGTACTACGAAGACGACAAAGCTAAGGCGTTGGTCGACTCAAAGATGCTCTTGGCGGATGCTTGTTTTGTACTGGAACTTCTCTACCGGCGTCATGAGATGGTTTCTGTTCGCAAGATTCCCGAACTTGGGATAGATTGCGTCCGGGCTTACCGCACTGTTCAACGAGACTTGTTGTTATTGGAGAACCAGCTTCCGTTCTTCGTTCTTGAGAAACTCTTCCATCTCACAAAAACTGAAGCCGGTGCCGGAGGGTCTTCTCTTATTGGATGCATATTGGCATTTTTTGGCGATTTGCTCATCACGAAACCAGGGGGCGATGACAAAAATACTATTAAAAATCCATGTCACATCCTCCATCTCCTTCACGTGCACTACCTTCCAGCCGGCGAGCTGAAGGCCGAGCCTCGCTGCCAATTCCTGCAATCTGCTTTAGACCTTGACTATGCGGGTGTCAGGTTCGAATCGAACAAAGCCAGAAGCCCATTCCAGGTCAAATTTGAACCCCCTTCCGGGATCAAACGGTGGTGGTTCTGCAGTGCTTCTTTCAAAATTCCGGCTCTGCATGTTGACGACTCGACCGAGATGATCCTGAGAAACCTCATCGCCTTCGAGCAGTGCTGCTCCGACGTTCAGAGCTATGTTACATCGTATGCCTTCGTCATGGACAGGCTGATCAACACTGCCAAGGACGTGGCCGTGCTCCAAAAGGCTGGGATTATATGTAACTACTTGGGCTCCCATAACGATGCTTCCGATCTGTTCAATAAACTGTTCTCCGAAGTTGCAATTGGGGATTTCTACTTCGCCAAAACATGCAAGGAAGCCCACGAATACAGCAGCCGGCGCTGGCCGAAGGCGGTGGCGTCTCTGAAGCGGAACAACTTTGCGACTCCGTGGGGCTACGTCGCTTTCGGCGTTGcttttgttttattcttctcGTCGCTGATAACTTCCATCCGCAACCTCAGGTAATCACTTAATTTCTGCAAAAGTTAATTTCCCTTTCTAACTCAACacgacatatatatatatatgtatatatatagttcgtcctctctctctctctctttgactAAGGTTCTTTCCCAAGATTAAGTTAGCATGCAATAATTTGTCATCGGTTTGTTaccaaattcaaattaattattttttttcggAAATCCAAATTAATTAGGAAGAGGGTTTGGGAATACATTGGGTTCGAAATCTTATTGGaggtttaataaattttataaaaatattattttaacatttaattttaacatttatagtgacattttatattaatatcttgTATTATATGTCATGTCAATAAAATTTGTAAGGCATAAATGCAAAACGTTAATACAagtctcaaatttaaatatttaaataatatttttatatattttaacgtttaataataacactaatcataaattataaagCAGCATGCATTAATCAGTTGATGCATACTCCTCTTCTTGCGCAGAGATTTGTCAAAGTAGTAGGATGTGGAAGAGCTCGCCTGCATTAATGGCAGAAACACCGCAAGCAGGAAATGAATTAGATGAAAATATCTTGAAAGTTTAtgggtttattatatataatatataaatttaacgtATCTTGAAAATTAGAAGGTTGGgctatatgtatgtgtgtgtgtgtgtatatatatatatatgggtagGTAGTCCACTATATTTGTGACTTTGGACAGGTGTTTGTGACTACGCATACATGAGATTTGTTTTGTTGCTCAGGTTGAGTTTGACTGATACAAGCATGTAAGAGGTGCCCATGTCCTTATAATCGAAcagcataaacaaaatatatttgtataagaAATATGGTAATAGCAAGTGTgtattatatatgcatgtatctTCGTGTGCCTTTGTCTTGCAGCAACTCAATAGGAGAACAAGTAATCTAGGTCAACTCGTGCTAGGGAGTCAGAGGGATGGAGCCCCTTGGGCTCATCTTAACCTTCTATATATGGAATCAAGACTCAGCTCAAGAAGTACTTATGAATAAGGACATTCTAGTGGAAGCATCGAAATTATCTCTAACCCTCTATCATGGAATCTAATATGAGCTGACACTCCAAGTGCCTTGATACAGCCTCAGTAACAATGCAAAAGGTCCAGTACACAGATCAGGATGTTAAGATCATCAGAGTCAGATCATGTACTCGACATTCTCTTAGTTGAGGATGTAGGCATCTTCCCGAACCACCAAAACCAAAGATTTACTCTCTCAGTTACAGATGTAGGCATCTTATCGAACCGTCGAAACAAAAACATTTATTCGATATGATTGCAGATGTAGGCATCATGTTGaattgttgaaacaaaaatatttattcgatataattgcggatgtaggtaTCCTACCCAACTGTCAAAACGAAAACATTTATTCGATATGATTGTGGATGTAGGCATCATGCcaaactatcaaaataaaaacatttattctATAtgattgcggatgtaggcatcTTGCCGAACCGTCGAAACAAAAGGCTTACTCTTCATAGTTGCAGATGTAGGCATCCTACCGAATCgttgaaataaaaacatttattcgATATGATCATGGATGTAGGCCTTCTATTCGAACCCCCAAAACAAAAACACTTATTCGACATGATCGCGGATGTAAGCATTTCACTGAACCACTGCAACAAAAACATTGCCACTACAAATGTGGACCATGGGCTGAGCCACCAAAAACAAAGGTATTCACCATCACGGACATAGGCATTCGCCAaaccaccaaaataaaaaatatccatGGAGTTGCAGACATAGGTGTTTTATCGAACTggcaaaacaaaaatattattccgATCCGAATGTAAGCATTGCACTCGTTCATTGAATTGCTAAACAAAATAGACTCACGGATGTAAGCATTAGGTCGAACCACATAAAGAAAATAGAGTGCATCAGTGCACGCCCCATGCCATTAGGAAGGACCCCTGTCCTCTCTACTTGGCATTCATCATCACATGGGCACAAGATACGGTATGCGAGATAGTTCCATTGTCTTTGGATGCAAAGATGAAGGTTTCTCTCTCCAATGACATCATCTTTTGCCTTACACAATCGTGCACCAACTAGTGGAAGGAACTGGGGTTTaggaaaattttcttttatgcaGGTGCACTAGTACTCACACCCTCTATTGCACTAGGGCGCTTAAGGTTGTGTACTACTTCTTGTCAAATAGACCTTTCCACAAAAGGACTCTATGGAGTTCAACGTTCCTGCTCCCGTTTGGCCTCTGGGAATAGTAGCGACAACTAGGCTAAGATGAGACTGATAGGTAAAACGAGTTCGAGGACTCAGGCACATTGCTCACCCCTAGTTGTAGGTGGCAGTAGTGGTACCTCTTATTGTTGCCAGATGCATGATGATTTATATACTCTGGATATCTATTGGATttctattcatatatatatatatatatatattgctggCTTACCCCTACAAGGTGTGTTGGTTTcttaaggtatggccactcatgagaagggtgaattgagtatttaaaatttttctcccttttgataaatattattgattaattattttctttaagaatatataaattattttcttttaattaaattattgttatttaattttaaacaaattaagattttataactatgtatatgtgaattttgagattaataaattgcaagtcacaagatatagcaagaataaataaatgagacacaagataatttatagtggttcggtgtctccacacATATCTACTCtactctcccaaggtctcaactacccttagggttccactaatttcaccaagattttcacactagctcaccttgaaaactagatatacTCCTatattacaatgggttctaggaaaaccaccaacaccaaggttttctccctgactttgtaacgccccacttttccaaatacaaaacaacgtgaaatataaaaagatatcacctatgggcgttattggaaatcctttatcaatggAAGCACGGATCGAACTtgagtatgctaaatagctaggatttcctcaagtttaaataaaagtccatcACGTACCCACACATCAGAAAGTTATAGCAGCTTCACAaatacatccttaagtatcttaattgctatttacattacaatattgggattacacgggtacacaaataaatccaactctaaatcaGCCAAGCACAACCTCTGAGTCCTTGCTCGCGCTAGAACCTAGAGcctgaaacacttgatacttcTGACAAAGTTGGGACGATGAATGCCCcaggggtaagaaacacccgagttagattattacatctaagtgagtggtaagaaagaaactatgcatgcaagagtaATATGCAGTTTTACCAAGAGACatgtagaaataagaaaaattaccTAAGATCacagctcaccgcaagagcacgagatcccctaTGATACTCCAACaaatagccacaaatacaaataccgaGATGTATGTGCAATAGGAAAGATTTGCTCAAAGGCAACAAACACATAAGATATAacctctcggcccccttacataggcacgagatatcctccttacttgccatgtatgaaccccgcggcccccttacacaagctcgaggtagcccccttacacaggcccacgtggtcagcccccttacacaggctcTCGTGATAGGTCACACACAacaagccaccaactagccatagccaccaaatgacaagatctatgacaaagcagaaggaatatgatcacaagccatcgagtcaccatcatccttgccggcacttgtgtgaaacatctcagcctcACCATCATCCTTGtcggcacttgtgtgaaacatctcagcctcacctctaggctaagccccacctctaggcacgtgATCATGGTCCAATCTCTCAGCTTCACCTCTAAGCacggccccacctctaggcacgggatTGCCCCCCCTCGATCATCGTGATGTTCCCAATAAGCGGCCAACCATCATATACAAGTTcccgatccaccaatagcaactatcaccaaacaacatgttgaagacaaagcagaaggaatatgtacaaactaaggaatatcagGTAGGCATGGCCTCACCTGTAGGCATGGTGCACAAACCAGGAAATATATGATATGCAATCCACAAGCTACGAgcaagagtagtcatgtttaatcccatcgacGAACCACAACAATAAACTCTGTgatcaagcaaaataggaaagaaatgctcgaaaataGGGAAACATTAGATGTAAGCatcaaccatccacaagtggaaaccaagagtgatcaataggaatcaaggagcatgcataagaacctctcacaaatgaaaccaagaatgatcaagagaaaGCATGCacgagaaccactcaccttgatcgtttcccTTCGACATCACTATTTACAGCCcgatttcgagcactaggggttgtTCTGCAGAAATCATGCATTTAGGTgaagcaaaaattaaatatttctacatgagaattgtagataattaaattaggagaacaacggtgaaaattttAGGCCAATCGGAGTCCGGATGCGCCCTCACACGCCCCCGGAAGGGTGGCCACCCACtgccccttctctattttgcaacccaaaattaaaacggccatctcttgctcattttttatccgattcgctctccgtttgaacctacgaactCCTTTTTTCATGATCTACGATCCTACAGAAAGAAAATTAGCTTACCTTTTCAGTTTCCTTTTTGATTTGGTAGTTTTCCAGCCAggtctctcttttcctttcttctttggtttttctttcctttttcttacacttgctttctttcctctttccttagcttctcgtggcctaaattccttccctttatatatcCTTTAAATACCCAAATTCTTAAGATtttacttggccaccaagttgctcattttccaaccaagtaatcatcacactttgaaaattttccaatcttctcaagcaagcttccACTTCCTCCAATCCTAAGCTTCCAACTACactttcaagataagccttaCCATCCTCTTTCCTTGCAAGCAACTCCTAGCCAATCCTAATtctccaagtttagactttagggtaaaaatcaatcatgacatcctttgattttgatttcatcttctccttcaagcTTTTACTTCCTTCCAATCAATCTCCCTTTCACATGGCTTTCATGATAAGAACACTCAAGGacccttatctcttctcttccaaaccactcatagccttccaactcatgccacttaagacttttggggtaagaatcaatcattacttcctttgaatattttttactttgattgtatcttccaaagcaagcttctcctttcttccaatctccaAATACTCCTTcacgtggctttaggataagttctatcattctcttcttttgcaagccaaaTACAAATCTTCCAAgtcaagtcttccaagttaagccattccaagacttatttacttttgactttaagggtaaaagtaattattatcatcataagctTTAGGACTTTTAGGGATAATCCTCCAATCCCATCTTTCCAACTCAAGCCTTCTTGAATAAGCATTTATCATTGcaaatattcttatttgttagagaagttatcctttgatatttgcatttaagtccctaaaaccatttcatttacacttaaattcaaaatttccattaaaacactttattgcattaTCCAACTTCTACATTAaatttttggggtattacaaacttaccttggaaactagattcacctagattttaatgattctaggaaacctatacaatccacaataataatttaattgttcacaaataattgtccacacttggacacaaataagcagttcagtacaaaatatataagacaataatatttaaataaataaataaacgatgacctcagtttgaatggagaatatTGAATTCGACTTTGTGATctgtttttctcctcttgtcttgtggctcttcgatGCATGTGCAATGAATCTTTAAGAGCTTTGTAATGCATGGAAATTAGCTGTAGagcttttgggagctttgaGTGCTTTAGATAGGCAACGGTAATGTGCATTGTAGCAACGATAATGTgtatacactacaaaaaaatcggcatttagcggtgattttttttgcatttagcggtaatttttttaactgccgctaaataatttagcggtgattttcaAAACTGCCACTAATTCAGTCGTCGCGGAGCGTTTAGCAGTGACTTccagcaaccgctggaataaccgccactaattttaaattttgcagcagttttagaaaccgccactaaataagtgatttagcggcggttttgaaaccgccgctaaaaattttaaaaaaattaaatttttaattttagctgcggtttcaaaaccgtcgcaaaaattaataaaaataaataaatttttaattttagtagcggtttcaaaaccataaaattaataaaaaaaattaaatttttaattttagcggcagtttcaaaaccgcagctaaatattataatttttaattttaatttatttttttttaattttgtggcgatttctcaaaaaccgccgtgaaacataatttaatttttttattatttaattattttttaaatttagctacGAGTTTTtggaaaccgtcgcaaaaaaacatgttttattgaattttgtggcggttttatGAAACcgctcaaaattttaaaaaaatcgctgtaaaaatcatattttgcgacggtttcaaaaccgccgcaaaacaCCATGTTTTGCGGctatttttaaaaccgccgcaaaaaatcaatttttttatagtggtACTATAGCAACGATCAAAATTCTAACCGTTAGAGGGGTATTGTAGCGTCACTGTAGCGGTACTGTAACAACTTTTGTCCAACTTtcgcaaaattatcttttatatttttttagaaatactttgaaaaataacatttttgaaaatacatacacttatgtagaaaatgtttaataaattaaattaaaaaatatatttttaatagaaaataatatttttggtaatacacatgttatgagaaatattttataaattaattaaacataattcgatactataattaatatatttaataaaaattctctttttgttaatcatcaaaacttaattaatataagtacGTTGGCTCAACAAGGTGGGATAGATCAGCACcccccaaaataattaaaatatttttgaactctcccttaattttatactataagctcCCTCTATCAAAAATACTAGTAGCATAAAAGTATTTTTGATAtaacttaatagataaaatattttttttaaaagttttaaggAGCAAACCTGATTTCCAAATCTGATTGCCTTGATTGCACCTACTTGTCTTGAATGCCTAAATTGATTTCCTATCTCTCAAATATACAATTTCCTTACctcaataaataagaaaaatttatcATACATTCTTCTCTcccatacaaaaatatttacaatttaaattataagtcaCTCTCATacataaattttcattcttctctctttttgtcataatcaaaaagtcattgtgagttgagagaataaagatatataataatacagCTCATGAAAGAAATATATCGAGCATAATCCACAATATCGAGCATAATCTAAGATTACACAACATCAAAGAAAGTAATCATAGAATAGTCAAGGGATACAATAGCATTACAAAATCTACAAAGCATTAATCTAAGTCACCCATGTTGATAGATTTGGATTTCGTCGATGCTCACTGCCGATAATGGTTGCCGAAGACAACAGATCCAAGTTCATCGATATCACCTAGGAATGGCCACTGGCCGCTGCTAGTTTCGACTGGGTAATGTTGCGAACTAATCTCTTgatgaaaataaggaaatgacacattttcttcttggatgactgggtttttaaaattccaaataaggtttggatcatccacgaGGAAAGATCCATTATCAtaatatgggtttaaattagTTTCTGgttgaaaccaattttgaacattaaGAGAGTTTACATAAAAGTTTGCAAATAGTAATTCCTCCAATAAAGCtaaatgaaattgaagattGACGATCTActgttggagggaaaaaatgtagGAGACACAACAgtaaataggatcttgaagcctagCTTGAGCTTCATACAAAAGTGTAGTGACAACCCCATAACGGTCACTAACCGGAAGCTGGGCCAAGAGTTTTAAGGCATTACTGGCACCAAAAACCTTATGGATATCTGCCAAATCAGTAGGTCATTCTTCATGGCAGAAGAAAGGGGCAAAGACGCAGATTGggtacattttatttttaatactttgCAGGGACCGCACAAAGAACCGAGTGCtgacatgatcttctagttattttttaattttattttatttttaatttattatttttttaatttttaatttttttaattttaattaattattaattattattattattattattattatttaaaaaacagTGACTTATAACTGTTTTTATGGTTTTGATTAACAGAGGTgagagggcgagggtgagagcgaaggtgagagcaagagagctaGGACGAGAGCAAGACAAAGCAGttagaggagagagaggcagcaagCGATGAAGCACCAAGAGGAGAGAGTGAGAGCAAGGGAGAAACCAGGTGTGACGAAGTGAGAGAGGCAAGGCAATGATCAAATCAATGAGAGGGAGGGAATTTGAGGGCTGAAGGTTTGGAGGATTTGAGGGCTGGGGATAATGGAGCTCACCGTGAAACCCTAACAAgaacaaacaaacacaaacacaaagacgaaaaaaatttaataacgaAGAACTTTAACAACCCGTTAATGGGCCTagatgttatgggtattttatttttgagcatTGGAAATTTTTTCCCtgttaaattaaatgttaagaaatatttttatgtggaaaaatttatgtaaataaattaagaattaaattaatggattgggctttggAAGCTTTAGTTGAGCCAAGtggagattttgtatatattaatttttgaaatattgtgAATGCCCATTGGGCTTAAAATTATG is a window encoding:
- the LOC127788065 gene encoding uncharacterized protein LOC127788065, whose product is MCCRVFLATLEGHARAWYSNLAHHSIVSFAQLRGSFLAHFAPLRRHRRSTMALVSMKQNQGEPLKDFVSRFNMEALSIENFDHSVAMVAFQNTLRSCPFAQSLSKTPPSAFTDILGRATKYINVEEVMQAKRAEHVEKKDKKKHPEEKKSDDRREKHRPRWDSGGFTPLNALREEILSTIKGKDYLKKPRPMKAPSDERNRSKYCRFHQDHGHDTEECHQLKEEIQELINRGFLKSYVAKAGDSRRRKDQRSLSRNPPKRDRMKDRNRAQRERSHRGKDDHPQPSVFHTLAAGEVPVMKDEGGGAVRLKRSRSVDPISFSDSDLLRYPNRNDPLVITAELGKWELQRILMDPRSSSKILYRQAFLGMGYEMTQLRTTKVPLVGFDGEAVYSEGIIQLPLTVGRGSRTSRVMLDILVADVPSAYNMILGRSGLNALQAIPSTYHLMVKFPTNRGTSEVRGDLRLARECYMASIGIAKDREARLQRDVSGPPKEVSFLLERPEDPKTAEPMDKLEEVPLEEDCRNRCVRVSMELKDPPRSRIITLLRQYADIFAWTARDMPGVDSEVMTHRLGIRSGFQPVKQKKRSFAPDRARAIEEEVAKLTEAQYIWEVEMYAT
- the LOC127788291 gene encoding UPF0481 protein At3g47200-like isoform X2, producing MERTIAHQPLTTKSFPPNIFSPNLPLQLSILQAMAAVEVTKPAADSFVVQIDQPPSPPTIYRVPHDLRKLNESAYTPRLVSIGPLHCEDERLMNSRVNKTKENYCLKSLIRRSAKSDDDEAVLENLEREYREKMEKSVEDSVEEAKRYYEDDKAKALVDSKMLLADACFVLELLYRRHEMVSVRKIPELGIDCVRAYRTVQRDLLLLENQLPFFVLEKLFHLTKTEAGAGGSSLIGCILAFFGDLLITKPGGDDKNTIKNPCHILHLLHVHYLPAGELKAEPRCQFLQSALDLDYAGVRFESNKARSPFQVKFEPPSGIKRWWFCSASFKIPALHVDDSTEMILRNLIAFEQCCSDVQSYVTSYAFVMDRLINTAKDVAVLQKAGIICNYLGSHNDASDLFNKLFSEVAIGDFYFAKTCKEAHEYSSRRWPKAVASLKRNNFATPWGYVAFGVAFVLFFSSLITSIRNLR
- the LOC127788291 gene encoding UPF0481 protein At3g47200-like isoform X1, whose translation is MERTIAHQPLTTKSFPPNIFSPNLPLQLSILQAMAAVEVTKPAADSFVVQIDQPPSPPTIYRVPHDLRKLNESAYTPRLVSIGPLHCEDERLMNSRVNKTKENYCLKSLIRRSAKSDDDEAVLENLEREYREKMEKSVEDSVEEAKRYYEDDKAKALVDSKMLLADACFVLELLYRRHEMVSVRKIPELGIDCVRAYRTVQRDLLLLENQLPFFVLEKLFHLTKTEAGAGGSSLIGCILAFFGDLLITKPGGDDKNTIKNPCHILHLLHVHYLPAGELKAEPRCQFLQSALDLDYAGVRFESNKARSPFQVKFEPPSGIKRWWFCSASFKIPALHVDDSTEMILRNLIAFEQCCSDVQSYVTSYAFVMDRLINTAKDVAVLQKAGIICNYLGSHNDASDLFNKLFSEVAIGDFYFAKTCKEAHEYSSRRWPKAVASLKRNNFATPWGYVAFGVAFVLFFSSLITSIRNLRDLSK